CAGCTCGTAGAGTTCGTAACTTGAGTTGTCAGCATCGAAAGCGATGACAAGCTTGTCTTTCTTTTGGACAAGCTTACCAATGACGTCGTATTCGCGATTACTTTCGCTAGATATACCACTGTAGTGGAGTTGGGGTTCATCATTAACACTGGCACCACCGAGAAAAACCCAGTCAGTGCTGCTGTCCTGAAACAAATAACCCGTCTTCTTTTGTGAGCCACTGAGCTTTTCGAATAAGAGTTGGTTTTGTTCGGTCTGGCTTATTTTGCAATTGAAGTAGCGATAACTGTATATGCCTGAGTTATCGACCTGAATTGAGCGGCAACGCCAGTCGCCAAGTAGTCCTTCAGCGTTAATGGGGAGGTTCGGCTGTGAAAGTAAGGTTTTTATGCGAGCTAGCTCGTCATACTCTTGCATGAACTCACTGAATTTTTGCGTATTAGCGAAATCAATGTTGGCAAATATGTTGTCAATTTTGACACTGTCATTTTCTTGAGCATAGCTTCGCCATTCATTATCGGCATGGACAGTGAAGGAGATTAACAGTGCACATGCACAGACGATGTTCTTAATTTCCACAATAACTTCCTTTTACTGGGTGGACTCAAGTAGAGGTCTTTTGCGTAGGACGGAATCGGATTATAAAGACAAAATTGGACACATACTATCTTGATTTTTTGCCAATAACTCTATGATTATACTTAATTAAAATGATTATCAATTACTTCAATGATGCCGGTAAGATCGCTGATGTTGCATCTATCGGAAATATTGGCCATGCAGGCGTGCTTGGCCTTGGTTTAAATTCCGCATGCCTAGCAGCATAAAGGTGAAACGCGTAATGTCGTTTCGGTCGCGGTTATTGTGGTCGAAGCCAGACGTGTCATTCGCGCGGTTTGTGACTGATGCTGTTTTACTATCTAGACGGACAAGCGAAGAGAATTTGGCGTGGTGCCAAGTTCTCTTCAGCTGAATCGTTACAACCCTTGAAATAACGTCTCTATCCAACGCTTCTCATCGATAAAGCGCCATGACCAGCTTTTCCACTGCTCGGGCACACCTTCATCGAGTAGCTGTTGTAGTGTCTTGCCTTCGGCTTTGGCTGTTTTCACCCAACTAATGTGGGTTTCCAACATCTCGATGTTGACCGCTAAGGCGGCTTTGTCCGCGAGGGGGCCATGGCCGGGAATGATCTGAGTTTCGTTATTTACTTGGCTAGAAAGCGCTTTAACGCTATTTAGATACCCCATCACTGAACCGCCGCGTTTAAGATCGATAAAGGGAAATTTGCCGTTAAAAAACAGATCGCCCATGTGCAACACGTTGGCCTGCTTAAACCACACTACGCTATCGCCATCGGTATGACCTTTGGCGTAGTGCTGAACTTCGATGGTGAGGTCATTGAAATGAAAAGTCACGCCGTCGGCATAGGTGACGACTGGCATCGCACTGCGAGGCAAGCTGTCATCTTGCGACAAGCGCTCAAGCACATGGTGGTGAGCGAAGATGGTAGCGGATTTACCAAACTCGGCATTGCCACCGGTATGATCCCCATGCATGTGGGTATTCACTACGTATTTCAGCGGTTGCGGTGATAGCTCTTGTAATACCGCAGAGATTTTGTCTGCTAACGGCGCGTATTGATCGTCAACGATGAGCAACCCATCGGTGCCGGCTGAAGCGCCAATATTGCCCCCGGAACCGGTGAGCATATACACGCCGTTACGTAGTGCAGTTTTTTCTATCTCAACATCGGCGAAGCGATCATCGGCCAGCGCCGAATAACTAAAGCAGATAGAAAGTAAACCCAGCCAAATAGATCTCATTGTGCATTTCCGTATAAAGAGGATGAGTCATCCAAGATAGATGATTGCCGTTTAATAGAACAGCTTACGATGTAATTCACTGTCGCGATCAACGGCAACAAAAAAGCCCGCGTTAGTCGCGGGCTTTTGATGGTTTTACAGTTCAGAGGCGACGCTTAGCGCACCTGCCACTGCAATGTTTCACCGGCATAGAATGGCACCATCGGCTTGCCAGCAACGTCTACTGTCGCAGGGATCTGCCACGGGTCACGCACCAACGTGACGGTATCCGTATTGCGCGGTAGACCGTAGAAATCTGGGCCATTGAAACTGGCAAAGGCTTCCAGTTTATCCAATGCACCGATTTGCTCGAAGATCTCAGCGTACAGTTCCAGTGCTGCTGGCGCACTGTAACACCCGGCACAGCCACAGGCGTTTTCTTTGGCGTGTTGCAGATGTGGGGCGGAATCTGTACCGAGGAAGAACTTACTGGAACCACTGGCAACCGCCGCTTGCAGTGCTTGCTGATGAGTATTACGTTTCAGTACTGGTAAGCAGTAGTTGTGTGGCTTAATCCCGCCAACCAAAAGATGGTTGCGGTTGTACATGAGATGTTGTGGCGTGATCGTGGCTGCCACGTTGTTACCGCTGGCCAGTACGAATTCTGCAGCATCGCCAGTGGTGATGTGTTCGAATACGACCTTCAGTTGCGGATATTTAGCGACGATCCCGCTTAAATGGGCATCAATAAAAACTTTTTCGCGATCAAATACATCCACTTCATCGGCGGTGACCTCACCGTGAACCAACAGCAATAAGCCAACCTCAGCCATCGCTTCGAAAGTGGCATCAAGCCCATCGAGATCGGTCACGCCGTGAGCGGAGTTGGTGGTGGCATTGGCTGGGTACAGCTTACAAGCCTTCACAATTCCTTGCGCCGCAGCCTCTCGCACCATCTCTGGCGTTGTGTTGTCGGTCAGGTAAAGGGTCATCAGCGGTGTAAAGCCACTGTCTACTGGCGTAGCAGCTTGGATTCGCTGGTAATAGGCTTGCGCATCTGCAGGTGTCACTACCGGAGGCTGCAGATTAGGCATCGCGATGGCTCTGGCAAAAACTCTGGCGGTGGCTGGAACGGCGGTTGCCAACATCGCCTCATCACGTAAATGAATATGCCAGTCATCTGGTCGGGTGATTGTTAGCGTATCTGCCACGCGCTACTCCTTGGTTGCAATAAAATTGGCCGCCTTAGTCAAACGGCTCGAGCGATTATCCGCCTATTTTAACCTGTGTTGTGGCGGTTGTCTGTGTGTCGATTAATTGCCGACAAATTGTCGAGTTTGTGAGCTATAACTTTTCAACTGCTTAGCTCTGCTCTAATCTGGCTACTGTAGCTATTTTTGTGGAGTTGTTGATGGCGATTGTAACCGGCCAGTCTGAAAGCAAAGTCTTGGAAAATGTGGTGATACCGCCGCGACCAGAAGTATTAATTCAGGTCAGCAACGAGCTGAAGCAAACTGATCCTGATGTTCGGGTGATCGGTGATGCCATTGCCAAAGATGTCAGCATTGCTGCTGGCGTGCTACAGATCGTCAACTCTGCCGCCTACAAGCGCGAAAAAACCATCGAATCAATTCATCAAGCCGTCATGCTGCTGGGTTTGCATCGTGTCTACGCTGTGGTTAGGTCGGTTGCACTGCGCAATATGGTCGCAGATAGCTATCAGCTCGAGGCGTTTTGGGAAACCGCGTCGGATGTGGCACATACCTGCATGGCGGTTGCCTCTACCTTGGAAATGCACGATGACCTCGACCATGCTTATCTGCTTGGTTTGTTTCATATGGCTGGCGTGCCGGTCATGATGCATAATTTCGACGACTATGGCCGGGTTAAAGCCACCGCTGATTGCAGTGGCTGGGATGTGGTTGTAGATGAAGAGATTGCCAGTTATGGCACCAGTCATATTGCCATCGGTGCTCGTCTAGCTGAAAAATGGCACCTACCGGAAGTGGTCGCTGAAGCGATCTATCTGCAATACACACCTGAACAGCTGTTTAACGATGAGGTTACCCCCGAGAAAGTCACTGACATGGTGTGTGTGCTGAAAGTGGCACGACAAGTGGTGATGCGTACCAGTGAAACATTGGTGACCGAGCATGACTGGGAGAAGGTCGCCGAACCTGTGGCGGAGCACCTGCATCTCACTGAAGACAGCCTAGAGCAGTTGGTTGAGTCGCTCGCCAATCGTTAAAGCGTCGACGGCTTAATCTTTTCCGCCAATTTTCAGTCTAATGCCGTGTTTGCGGTGACTAACTCGTCGCCAGAAACTTTGGCGGGTATAGTTGTGGCTCGAATGTTCGTTTAGGGAGTGCTCATTGTGGATGACAGTCTCTTGCACGCGTTATTGTCTGGAAGTCATGACCGTTATGAAGTGTTTCTGTTGCGATAAAAAAACCACAAGTCGTGAGCTGCTGATCATCAGCGCACAACATTATTGCCATGTTTGTGCCCTTGGCTTGT
This genomic window from Corallincola holothuriorum contains:
- a CDS encoding DUF4893 domain-containing protein: MEIKNIVCACALLISFTVHADNEWRSYAQENDSVKIDNIFANIDFANTQKFSEFMQEYDELARIKTLLSQPNLPINAEGLLGDWRCRSIQVDNSGIYSYRYFNCKISQTEQNQLLFEKLSGSQKKTGYLFQDSSTDWVFLGGASVNDEPQLHYSGISSESNREYDVIGKLVQKKDKLVIAFDADNSSYELYELIR
- a CDS encoding MBL fold metallo-hydrolase, with the protein product MRSIWLGLLSICFSYSALADDRFADVEIEKTALRNGVYMLTGSGGNIGASAGTDGLLIVDDQYAPLADKISAVLQELSPQPLKYVVNTHMHGDHTGGNAEFGKSATIFAHHHVLERLSQDDSLPRSAMPVVTYADGVTFHFNDLTIEVQHYAKGHTDGDSVVWFKQANVLHMGDLFFNGKFPFIDLKRGGSVMGYLNSVKALSSQVNNETQIIPGHGPLADKAALAVNIEMLETHISWVKTAKAEGKTLQQLLDEGVPEQWKSWSWRFIDEKRWIETLFQGL
- the pyrC gene encoding dihydroorotase, with product MADTLTITRPDDWHIHLRDEAMLATAVPATARVFARAIAMPNLQPPVVTPADAQAYYQRIQAATPVDSGFTPLMTLYLTDNTTPEMVREAAAQGIVKACKLYPANATTNSAHGVTDLDGLDATFEAMAEVGLLLLVHGEVTADEVDVFDREKVFIDAHLSGIVAKYPQLKVVFEHITTGDAAEFVLASGNNVAATITPQHLMYNRNHLLVGGIKPHNYCLPVLKRNTHQQALQAAVASGSSKFFLGTDSAPHLQHAKENACGCAGCYSAPAALELYAEIFEQIGALDKLEAFASFNGPDFYGLPRNTDTVTLVRDPWQIPATVDVAGKPMVPFYAGETLQWQVR
- a CDS encoding HDOD domain-containing protein — protein: MAIVTGQSESKVLENVVIPPRPEVLIQVSNELKQTDPDVRVIGDAIAKDVSIAAGVLQIVNSAAYKREKTIESIHQAVMLLGLHRVYAVVRSVALRNMVADSYQLEAFWETASDVAHTCMAVASTLEMHDDLDHAYLLGLFHMAGVPVMMHNFDDYGRVKATADCSGWDVVVDEEIASYGTSHIAIGARLAEKWHLPEVVAEAIYLQYTPEQLFNDEVTPEKVTDMVCVLKVARQVVMRTSETLVTEHDWEKVAEPVAEHLHLTEDSLEQLVESLANR